One part of the Rhizobium rhizogenes genome encodes these proteins:
- a CDS encoding sialic acid TRAP transporter substrate-binding protein SiaP, with translation MKIRLSTLMGATAAILLSALAAQAQTTLKWAHVYETSEPFHTDSVWAAEEIAKRTDGRYKVDVFPASQLGKEADINQGLKIGTVDIIISGSSFAARDFKPIGVTYFPYIFRDPSHLIAYTKSDIFKRLAKGYEDKTGNHIAAVSYYGTRHTTSNKPIATCADMAGLKMRVPDVPAYLAMPRACGANTTPIAFAEVYLALQNGTVDAQENPLTTIEAKKFFEVQKNIVLTGHIVDHLNTVISKNLWSQLSDDDKKIFTEVMQEAAERTTKTIDEREKSLVEDFKKRGLTVAEVDKADFEKNVIEKVKFEDFGYDKADWEAIRAVK, from the coding sequence ATGAAAATCAGATTGTCGACTTTGATGGGCGCAACAGCCGCCATCCTGCTTTCCGCCCTGGCGGCGCAGGCGCAGACCACACTGAAATGGGCGCATGTCTACGAGACCTCCGAACCGTTCCACACCGATTCGGTCTGGGCGGCGGAAGAGATCGCCAAGCGCACCGATGGCCGCTACAAGGTGGATGTTTTCCCCGCCTCGCAGCTTGGCAAGGAAGCCGATATCAACCAGGGTCTGAAGATCGGCACCGTTGACATCATCATCTCCGGTTCGAGCTTTGCCGCACGTGATTTCAAGCCGATCGGCGTCACCTATTTCCCTTACATCTTCCGCGACCCGAGCCATCTGATCGCCTATACCAAGAGCGATATCTTCAAGCGTCTCGCCAAGGGTTATGAAGACAAGACCGGCAACCACATCGCCGCCGTCAGCTATTACGGCACGCGTCACACCACGTCGAACAAGCCGATTGCCACCTGCGCCGACATGGCGGGCCTGAAGATGCGCGTTCCCGACGTTCCGGCCTATCTGGCCATGCCGCGCGCCTGCGGCGCCAACACCACGCCGATTGCCTTCGCGGAAGTCTATCTGGCGCTGCAGAACGGCACCGTCGATGCGCAGGAAAACCCGCTGACCACCATTGAGGCGAAGAAGTTCTTCGAAGTGCAGAAGAACATCGTCCTGACCGGCCACATCGTTGACCACCTCAACACGGTGATCTCGAAGAACCTGTGGTCGCAGCTCTCCGATGACGACAAGAAAATCTTCACCGAAGTCATGCAGGAAGCCGCCGAGCGGACCACCAAGACCATCGATGAACGCGAGAAAAGCCTCGTCGAAGACTTCAAGAAGCGCGGCCTGACCGTTGCCGAAGTCGACAAGGCCGACTTCGAGAAGAACGTCATCGAAAAAGTGAAGTTCGAGGACTTCGGTTACGACAAGGCCGACTGGGAAGCCATTCGCGCCGTCAAGTGA
- a CDS encoding FadR/GntR family transcriptional regulator, producing the protein MFVALEPRRLYRLVAEQIRLLIESGELTEGQRLPAERDLAERFGVSRPTVREALIVLEVEGHIHIRMGSGVYVSAAGRQAKEKPAVPDAHGPFEILQARCIIESAIAEEAARLATPECIAKLDDIIERMAGALDNSPQALNFDRAFHTAIADIIGNSALNRFTGLIYDERSLSPFFEKLASYFEGPHTWNLAVQEHRVIRDAIAANDPEGAREAMRQHLTLSQKRFSESFGEETIGEE; encoded by the coding sequence ATGTTTGTGGCTCTGGAGCCGCGCCGCCTTTACCGGCTGGTCGCGGAACAAATTCGCTTGCTCATCGAAAGCGGGGAACTGACCGAAGGTCAGCGCCTGCCGGCGGAACGCGACCTTGCGGAACGCTTCGGCGTCTCCCGACCCACGGTGCGTGAAGCACTGATCGTGCTGGAAGTGGAAGGCCATATCCATATCCGCATGGGGTCGGGCGTTTATGTCAGCGCAGCCGGCAGGCAGGCCAAGGAAAAGCCGGCAGTACCGGATGCCCATGGCCCGTTCGAAATCCTGCAGGCACGCTGCATCATCGAGAGCGCGATTGCGGAAGAGGCCGCACGGCTTGCCACGCCGGAATGCATCGCCAAACTCGATGACATCATCGAACGTATGGCCGGCGCGCTCGACAACTCGCCTCAGGCACTCAATTTCGACCGTGCCTTCCATACCGCCATTGCCGATATCATCGGCAATTCGGCGCTCAATCGCTTCACCGGCCTGATCTATGACGAGCGCAGCCTGTCACCCTTTTTCGAAAAGCTCGCCAGCTATTTCGAGGGCCCGCACACCTGGAACCTCGCCGTGCAGGAGCACCGGGTGATCCGCGACGCCATTGCCGCCAACGATCCGGAAGGTGCGCGTGAGGCGATGCGGCAGCATCTGACGCTGTCGCAAAAGAGATTTTCCGAAAGTTTCGGGGAGGAAACGATCGGGGAAGAGTGA
- a CDS encoding HAD family hydrolase: MHSKVPPQDQIFSQDYAAFLFDMDGTLVNSIAVVERVWREWAVANGIEPDAFLQRIHGMRASEVIRREAVPGLDVDKEADIILRAEMDDVEGIIQIPGAAAFLASLPAGKWAIVTSAVRELAERRLAAAGITPPPVMICADDVVNGKPDPEGYRKAAERLGVAPEHCVVFEDAPAGIQAGERMGAAVVVINVTHSHPIETPHLSIGGYGELDVIVAENGNLKLAGTGN, encoded by the coding sequence ATGCACAGCAAAGTCCCGCCGCAGGACCAGATATTTTCGCAGGATTACGCCGCCTTCCTGTTCGACATGGACGGAACACTGGTCAATTCGATTGCGGTTGTGGAGCGCGTCTGGCGGGAGTGGGCCGTTGCAAACGGCATAGAACCTGATGCCTTCCTGCAGCGCATTCACGGCATGCGGGCCTCGGAGGTGATCCGCCGCGAGGCCGTTCCCGGCCTCGATGTGGATAAGGAGGCCGACATAATACTGCGCGCCGAGATGGATGATGTGGAGGGCATCATTCAGATACCCGGTGCCGCAGCCTTTCTTGCGTCTTTGCCGGCAGGAAAATGGGCCATCGTCACATCAGCCGTGCGGGAACTGGCCGAGCGCCGGCTCGCCGCGGCCGGCATTACACCGCCACCCGTCATGATCTGTGCAGACGATGTGGTCAACGGCAAGCCAGACCCTGAAGGATACAGGAAGGCCGCCGAAAGGCTGGGCGTTGCGCCGGAGCACTGCGTTGTCTTCGAGGATGCTCCCGCAGGCATTCAGGCCGGCGAACGCATGGGAGCCGCAGTGGTGGTCATCAATGTGACCCATTCCCACCCGATCGAAACACCGCATCTTTCCATCGGCGGTTATGGTGAGCTGGATGTGATTGTTGCCGAGAATGGCAATCTGAAGCTCGCCGGCACGGGGAACTGA
- the minC gene encoding septum site-determining protein MinC, protein MTKVLTDQRSIRIKGRSFLAVVLSPESPVDQWLERLDDLAARSAGFFLSRPVVLDVSELTLDKAGLKALLAALTERNVGIMGIEGVRPSMIEPGMPPSLKGGKPASDVEVEPVAVVADVSEAKPQASGEVRAVVQSLVINEPVRSGQSIMFPEGDVTVIGSVASGAEIIAGGSVHIYGALRGRAMAGSLGNVSARIFCRKLEAELLAIDGVYKVAEDIDDKLRGQPVQLWLENDTIKAAKLG, encoded by the coding sequence ATGACCAAAGTGCTAACAGACCAGCGTTCGATCCGTATCAAAGGCCGCTCCTTCCTCGCAGTCGTGCTGTCCCCCGAATCTCCGGTCGATCAATGGCTGGAAAGGCTCGATGATCTTGCTGCCCGTTCCGCGGGCTTCTTCCTGTCGCGTCCGGTGGTGCTGGATGTGTCGGAACTGACGCTCGACAAGGCCGGACTGAAGGCGCTGCTGGCGGCGCTGACGGAGCGCAATGTCGGTATCATGGGCATTGAGGGTGTTCGCCCCTCGATGATCGAGCCCGGCATGCCGCCGTCGCTGAAGGGCGGAAAGCCGGCCTCCGATGTCGAGGTTGAGCCGGTTGCTGTCGTCGCCGACGTGTCGGAGGCAAAGCCGCAGGCATCGGGTGAGGTTCGCGCGGTGGTGCAGTCGCTGGTCATCAATGAACCGGTGCGCTCCGGCCAGTCGATCATGTTCCCCGAGGGGGATGTCACCGTCATCGGTTCGGTTGCCTCGGGTGCGGAAATCATCGCCGGCGGCTCGGTGCATATTTACGGCGCCCTGCGTGGTCGCGCCATGGCCGGGTCGCTCGGTAATGTCTCGGCGCGCATCTTCTGCCGCAAGCTCGAAGCCGAGCTCCTGGCCATCGATGGTGTCTACAAGGTTGCCGAAGATATTGACGACAAGCTGCGCGGCCAGCCCGTTCAGCTGTGGCTGGAAAACGATACGATCAAGGCCGCGAAGCTCGGCTGA
- the minD gene encoding septum site-determining protein MinD: protein MGKVVVVTSGKGGVGKTTSTAALGAALAQNKQKVVVVDFDVGLRNLDLVMGAERRVVYDLVNVIQGDAKLTQALIRDKRLETLFLLPASQTRDKDNLTPEGVEWVINELKKHFDWVICDSPAGIERGATLAMRHADVAVVVTNPEVSSVRDSDRIIGLLDSKTLKAERGERMEKHLLLTRYDSARAERGDMLKVDDVLEILSIPLLGIIPESTDVLRASNVGAPVTLADARCAPAMAYFDAARRLSGEDIPVVIPGEKRGIFSKIFARRAA from the coding sequence ATGGGGAAGGTAGTCGTTGTAACTTCCGGCAAGGGCGGGGTCGGCAAGACCACCTCGACCGCAGCGCTTGGCGCCGCGCTGGCGCAGAACAAGCAGAAGGTCGTGGTCGTGGATTTCGATGTCGGCCTGCGCAACCTCGATCTCGTCATGGGTGCGGAACGCCGGGTGGTTTACGATCTCGTCAACGTCATCCAGGGCGATGCCAAGCTGACGCAGGCACTGATCCGCGACAAGCGCCTCGAGACGCTGTTCCTCCTGCCGGCCTCGCAGACGCGCGACAAGGACAATCTGACGCCGGAAGGTGTGGAATGGGTCATCAACGAGTTGAAGAAGCACTTCGACTGGGTGATCTGCGACAGCCCGGCCGGCATCGAGCGCGGCGCGACTCTTGCCATGCGCCATGCGGATGTGGCCGTTGTCGTCACCAACCCGGAAGTCTCTTCGGTGCGCGACAGCGACCGCATCATCGGCCTGCTCGATTCCAAGACGCTGAAGGCCGAACGCGGCGAGCGCATGGAAAAGCACCTGCTCCTGACGCGGTATGATTCCGCTCGCGCCGAACGCGGCGACATGCTGAAGGTGGATGACGTTCTGGAAATCCTCTCCATCCCGCTGCTCGGCATCATTCCGGAAAGCACGGATGTGCTGCGCGCCTCCAACGTCGGTGCGCCGGTGACGCTGGCGGATGCACGCTGCGCGCCGGCCATGGCCTATTTCGACGCCGCCCGGCGCCTGTCCGGCGAGGATATCCCCGTCGTCATTCCGGGCGAGAAGCGCGGCATCTTCTCGAAGATCTTCGCAAGGAGGGCTGCATGA
- the minE gene encoding cell division topological specificity factor MinE — protein sequence MSIFSLFRKQKSAPLARERLQVLLAHERASSGSDLVAILREEILGVIAKHVQIDSDRVHVKMDRDEHVSILEIDVEIPLGADLRAA from the coding sequence ATGAGCATCTTCAGTCTCTTCCGCAAACAGAAGTCGGCCCCGCTTGCGCGTGAGCGCCTGCAGGTGCTGCTCGCCCACGAAAGGGCATCGTCGGGTTCGGATCTCGTCGCCATACTGAGGGAAGAAATTCTCGGCGTCATCGCCAAACACGTGCAGATCGACAGCGACAGGGTGCATGTGAAGATGGATCGCGACGAACACGTTTCCATACTGGAGATCGACGTCGAAATTCCGCTGGGCGCTGATCTGCGCGCTGCCTGA
- a CDS encoding amino acid ABC transporter substrate-binding protein, whose product MQRSTLWLAFGILSLLSTPAVSEDNQPPTLETIARTGIIRLGYADRNIPFSYLGSGPEPIGYSIELCLRVADSIKKKLGLPELKAEFVKRTPSNRITLLNDGTIDMECVASTNTEERRKAVWFSYSHFITGTRYVALKASGLNTVADLAGRTVVVTTGTINISQLNVLNRKLGLNIAVLQNDSTEGGFDMVTENRASAFVMDDILLRSFVAETGRPDDYTISNEYLAPPQPYGLMLRHGDTGFRDAVNEALGQIYASGEIEKIYDKWFNAPIPPNGINLKRALPGDLAEAFRRPVDTTAE is encoded by the coding sequence ATGCAGAGATCGACATTGTGGCTTGCATTCGGGATTTTAAGCCTTTTATCCACCCCGGCCGTGAGCGAGGACAACCAGCCGCCAACGCTCGAAACCATTGCCAGGACCGGCATCATCCGGCTGGGTTATGCCGACCGCAACATTCCCTTTTCCTATCTGGGGAGTGGCCCGGAACCGATCGGCTACAGCATCGAGCTTTGCCTGAGGGTGGCCGATTCCATCAAGAAGAAACTGGGCCTGCCGGAACTGAAGGCCGAGTTCGTCAAGCGCACGCCAAGCAACCGTATCACGCTTCTCAATGACGGCACGATCGACATGGAATGTGTGGCGAGCACCAATACGGAGGAGAGGCGCAAGGCGGTATGGTTTTCCTACAGCCACTTCATCACCGGCACCCGTTATGTCGCGCTCAAGGCAAGCGGCCTGAACACGGTTGCCGATCTTGCCGGCCGCACGGTGGTGGTGACGACGGGAACCATCAATATCAGCCAATTGAACGTTCTCAACCGCAAGCTGGGGCTGAATATCGCCGTTCTGCAGAATGACAGTACCGAAGGCGGTTTCGACATGGTGACGGAAAACCGCGCCTCGGCCTTCGTCATGGACGATATTCTTCTGCGATCCTTCGTCGCCGAAACGGGGCGACCGGACGACTATACCATTTCAAACGAATATCTTGCCCCGCCGCAGCCCTATGGCCTGATGCTCCGCCATGGCGATACCGGTTTCCGGGACGCGGTCAACGAGGCGCTGGGGCAAATCTATGCCAGCGGCGAAATCGAAAAGATCTATGACAAGTGGTTCAATGCGCCGATACCGCCGAACGGCATCAACCTGAAGCGGGCCCTGCCCGGCGATCTGGCCGAAGCGTTCCGCAGGCCGGTCGATACGACGGCAGAGTAG
- a CDS encoding amino acid ABC transporter substrate-binding protein, which translates to MRLAVFCLFLTCFAPITPLQAAGEGDTLQQIARTAKIRIGYREAEPPFSYQLPDGQVTGFSTDLCRAISEDIRKQLKLDRIDLEYVKATPATRFILVRSGQIDIECAATTNNSERRKIVDFSYPNFMTATQFLSRRQDNLKSLADLAGRSVTSASGTVNIEQLNAVNREKNLNISVMPTKTNEEAFELVVSGKASAFVMDGILLAALAATSDNPDLYALSEETLSAPEPYGLVFRRDDPAFKAVVNESLRQIFTGPTIHGLYEKWFTRPIPPNGMNLNLPMAAALKQAYEHPNEYRD; encoded by the coding sequence ATGCGTCTTGCAGTATTTTGCCTTTTCCTCACATGCTTTGCCCCCATCACCCCGCTGCAGGCCGCCGGCGAAGGCGATACGCTGCAGCAGATTGCCAGGACCGCGAAAATCCGCATCGGTTATCGCGAAGCCGAACCGCCTTTTTCCTACCAGTTGCCGGATGGGCAGGTAACGGGTTTTTCGACCGATCTCTGTCGCGCGATCAGCGAGGATATCCGCAAGCAGCTGAAGCTCGACAGGATCGACCTCGAATATGTCAAGGCCACGCCCGCCACCCGCTTCATCCTCGTGCGCAGCGGCCAGATCGATATCGAATGCGCCGCCACGACCAATAACAGCGAGCGCCGGAAAATCGTGGATTTTTCCTATCCGAATTTCATGACCGCCACCCAGTTTCTCTCGCGCAGGCAGGACAATCTGAAAAGCCTTGCCGATCTGGCGGGCCGTTCCGTTACATCCGCCTCCGGCACCGTCAATATCGAACAGCTGAATGCCGTGAACCGCGAAAAGAACCTCAATATCTCGGTCATGCCGACAAAAACCAACGAGGAGGCCTTCGAGCTCGTCGTTTCCGGCAAGGCTTCCGCCTTCGTCATGGATGGTATCCTGCTGGCGGCACTGGCGGCGACATCCGACAATCCGGACCTCTATGCGCTGTCCGAGGAAACGCTGAGCGCGCCCGAGCCCTATGGGCTGGTCTTCCGGCGCGACGATCCGGCCTTCAAGGCTGTCGTCAATGAAAGCCTGCGGCAGATCTTCACCGGCCCGACCATTCACGGACTCTATGAAAAGTGGTTCACCAGACCCATTCCGCCCAACGGTATGAACCTGAACCTGCCAATGGCCGCCGCCCTGAAACAGGCCTACGAACACCCGAATGAATACCGGGACTGA
- a CDS encoding EAL domain-containing protein, giving the protein MEETAYRGTDRQVEPGHMLRSTTQPEAGRLSRRRSLASKITLIFLGGVIFSYSIGALVGWYMFVAAASEQWLNQARVNSQIASATLRSIYTYVSVTADADGQVNGILTDKPIGDDESILVTGFNPSDVLALIGAQTKNAVWLFRYDEADSGFRQIAAAFDNATDDAEKPLATDPIFSRDAVAARFATGFATIGESSHYIGLLPIISTETKKPIGAVAVSIGGSDALYGAQRKLIYNSLAALIVVLTVTGVLVTLIARHFLKPVPALVQATLRIAREETDTVTPFQERRDEIGDMATAIETLREAVLERGRLRQIRDMAEQLEHMAHHDALTGLPNRVLLMKTLENRLEHLAASGQPFNVMLLDLDRFKAVNDTLGHAAGDALLVAVASRISSVLGEDDMVSRLGGDEFAIIQSTNADCESHAAMLAARVVHAVSRSFNLEGSDISIDTSIGIACAPGHGTSATQLLQHADLGLYRAKSMGCGYFVFYEAGMDMVAQHKHALEIDMKSALENHEFELHYQPVVNLQSGRIVAYEALARWRHSKLGLISPDRFITLAEENNFIKPLGEWVLSQACADAMSWPKDIRLAVNLSAVQLCSDDIVPVVDRALETSGFPAERLELEVTETAMLERDSSARALKLLKERGVRLVLDDFGTGYAGLSTLTHVAFDKIKIDREFVSGLPANPMCSAIVNTIIDMAEQIGLKVTAEGVEDSQQLEALKLSGCDEAQGYYFAEPAPLARILKNRAVIAPIGNDEFGGAGRPTKDNYCPPQKAI; this is encoded by the coding sequence ATGGAAGAGACTGCCTATCGCGGGACGGATAGACAGGTTGAACCCGGGCACATGCTTCGCTCAACGACGCAGCCGGAGGCGGGCCGGTTGTCGCGGCGGCGCTCGCTTGCCAGCAAGATAACCTTAATATTTCTGGGCGGCGTGATCTTTTCCTACAGCATCGGCGCGCTCGTCGGCTGGTACATGTTCGTTGCAGCCGCCAGCGAGCAATGGCTTAACCAGGCCCGCGTCAATTCGCAGATCGCCAGCGCCACTTTGCGCAGCATCTATACCTATGTCAGCGTCACCGCCGATGCCGACGGGCAGGTCAACGGCATATTGACCGACAAACCGATCGGCGACGACGAATCCATTCTCGTTACCGGCTTCAATCCGAGCGACGTTCTTGCCCTCATCGGCGCCCAGACCAAAAATGCCGTCTGGCTTTTCCGTTATGACGAAGCCGATTCCGGTTTCCGGCAGATCGCCGCGGCCTTCGACAACGCCACCGATGATGCTGAAAAGCCGCTTGCCACCGATCCGATCTTTTCCCGGGATGCCGTGGCGGCACGTTTTGCCACCGGCTTTGCCACGATTGGCGAATCCAGCCACTATATCGGCCTGCTGCCGATCATCAGCACGGAAACAAAAAAACCGATCGGCGCCGTCGCCGTCAGCATCGGCGGTTCGGACGCGCTTTATGGTGCGCAACGCAAGCTGATCTACAATTCGCTCGCCGCGCTGATCGTGGTGCTGACTGTCACCGGCGTACTCGTGACACTGATTGCCAGGCATTTCCTGAAGCCCGTCCCCGCCCTGGTGCAGGCGACACTGCGGATCGCCCGTGAGGAAACCGATACCGTCACGCCGTTTCAGGAACGCAGGGACGAGATCGGCGACATGGCCACCGCCATCGAAACGCTGCGTGAAGCGGTTCTGGAGCGCGGGCGTCTGAGGCAGATACGCGACATGGCGGAACAGCTGGAACACATGGCGCACCATGACGCGCTGACCGGCCTTCCCAACCGCGTGCTGCTGATGAAGACGCTGGAAAACCGCCTCGAACATCTTGCCGCATCCGGCCAGCCGTTCAATGTCATGCTGCTCGACCTAGACCGCTTCAAGGCCGTCAATGATACGCTGGGGCACGCGGCCGGCGATGCACTGCTGGTGGCGGTGGCCTCGCGGATTTCCTCCGTGCTCGGCGAAGACGACATGGTGAGCCGGCTTGGCGGCGACGAATTCGCAATCATACAATCGACAAACGCAGACTGCGAGAGCCATGCGGCGATGCTCGCGGCCCGCGTGGTGCACGCGGTCTCGCGCAGCTTCAACCTCGAAGGCAGCGACATCAGCATCGATACCAGCATCGGCATCGCCTGCGCGCCAGGACACGGCACATCCGCCACACAGCTTCTGCAACATGCCGATCTCGGCCTTTACCGGGCTAAATCCATGGGATGCGGCTATTTCGTGTTTTACGAGGCGGGCATGGACATGGTGGCGCAGCACAAGCATGCGCTGGAAATAGACATGAAATCCGCCCTCGAAAACCATGAATTCGAGCTGCATTACCAGCCCGTGGTCAATCTGCAGAGCGGCCGTATCGTTGCCTATGAGGCACTTGCCCGCTGGCGGCACAGCAAGCTTGGCCTGATCTCCCCGGACCGCTTCATCACCCTTGCCGAAGAAAACAACTTCATCAAGCCATTGGGTGAGTGGGTTCTTTCGCAGGCCTGCGCGGATGCCATGAGCTGGCCGAAGGACATCCGGCTCGCCGTCAACCTGTCCGCAGTCCAGCTCTGTAGTGACGACATCGTTCCCGTCGTCGACCGGGCACTTGAAACATCCGGCTTCCCGGCGGAGCGGCTGGAGCTGGAAGTGACGGAAACGGCGATGCTGGAGCGCGACAGCAGCGCCAGAGCCCTGAAGCTCCTGAAGGAAAGGGGCGTCCGCCTCGTTCTCGACGATTTCGGCACCGGTTACGCCGGATTGAGCACATTGACGCATGTGGCCTTCGACAAGATCAAGATCGATCGCGAATTCGTCTCCGGCCTGCCCGCCAATCCCATGTGTTCGGCGATCGTCAACACCATCATCGACATGGCGGAGCAGATCGGCCTGAAGGTGACGGCCGAGGGTGTGGAAGACAGCCAGCAGCTCGAGGCCCTCAAACTTTCCGGATGCGACGAAGCGCAGGGCTATTATTTCGCCGAGCCCGCCCCGCTTGCCCGGATACTCAAGAACCGCGCCGTCATCGCTCCGATCGGGAACGACGAATTTGGCGGCGCTGGACGACCGACCAAGGACAATTATTGCCCACCACAAAAAGCGATTTGA
- a CDS encoding amidase: MAHTGKNIAQLSILIQSGHLNPRALAEETLDAIRGQDDQAIFVGLTAERAVAEAEAASKRIREGRSRGLLDGIPVAWKDLFDLEGMATTAGSKVLADAAVAARDADVVSALKQAGMVSVGRTNMSEFAFSGLGINPHYGTPRNPAARDGHRLPGGSSSGAGVAVAAGLVPVAIGTDTGGSVRIPAAFNGVVGYKASRGRYSMRGVYPLAKSLDSLGPLTRTVQDAVWVDAAMRGKATADVARASLSGLSLVVPETVFFDGIEDGVAAAFEQAVERLVRAGASVRRQAFPIFSELFDLIREKGALVTAEAFALYKVRLEGADAARMDPRVVARTKLGANISMPDYIAILEARERMTAAFSGMVGGHELLVSPTLPHVAAKVAPLIDDDDAFFAMNAKTLRNTQIGNFFDLCGVSIPCGTGEAEMPVGLLLSGLHGTDDHVLSVAMAAEEIVRG; encoded by the coding sequence ATGGCTCACACGGGCAAAAACATCGCGCAGCTTTCCATCCTCATCCAGAGCGGCCATCTTAATCCGCGCGCCCTGGCGGAAGAGACGCTCGACGCGATCCGTGGGCAGGACGATCAGGCGATTTTTGTCGGGTTGACGGCAGAGCGCGCCGTGGCGGAGGCGGAGGCCGCCTCGAAACGCATTCGCGAAGGCCGCTCCCGTGGCTTGCTCGACGGTATTCCGGTTGCCTGGAAGGATCTTTTCGATCTCGAGGGCATGGCGACCACGGCCGGGTCGAAGGTGCTCGCGGATGCCGCTGTTGCGGCCCGTGACGCGGATGTGGTGTCGGCGCTGAAGCAGGCGGGCATGGTTTCCGTCGGCCGCACCAATATGAGCGAGTTTGCTTTTTCCGGCCTCGGCATCAATCCGCATTACGGCACGCCGCGCAACCCCGCCGCGCGGGACGGTCACCGTTTGCCCGGTGGCTCGTCCTCCGGCGCGGGTGTGGCCGTGGCTGCCGGCCTTGTGCCGGTGGCGATCGGTACGGATACCGGAGGATCGGTGCGCATTCCCGCCGCCTTTAACGGCGTGGTGGGCTACAAGGCAAGCCGCGGCCGTTATTCGATGCGCGGCGTCTATCCCCTGGCGAAAAGCCTCGATTCGCTCGGACCGCTCACCCGCACCGTGCAGGATGCCGTCTGGGTGGATGCCGCCATGCGCGGCAAGGCCACGGCTGATGTGGCGCGCGCATCTCTTTCCGGCCTGTCGCTGGTGGTGCCGGAAACGGTATTTTTCGATGGCATCGAGGATGGCGTTGCGGCCGCCTTCGAGCAGGCGGTGGAGCGGCTGGTGCGTGCCGGCGCTTCGGTGCGGCGGCAGGCATTTCCGATTTTTTCGGAGTTGTTCGATCTTATCAGGGAAAAGGGCGCGCTGGTAACGGCGGAAGCCTTTGCACTGTATAAAGTCCGGCTGGAAGGTGCGGATGCCGCGCGTATGGACCCGCGTGTCGTTGCCCGAACGAAGCTTGGTGCGAATATCTCCATGCCTGACTATATCGCCATTCTCGAGGCGCGCGAACGCATGACGGCGGCGTTTTCCGGCATGGTCGGCGGGCACGAGCTTCTAGTCTCGCCAACATTGCCGCATGTCGCGGCAAAGGTCGCGCCGCTCATCGATGATGACGATGCCTTTTTCGCCATGAATGCGAAAACCCTGCGCAACACCCAGATCGGCAATTTCTTCGATCTCTGTGGTGTTTCGATCCCCTGCGGAACAGGCGAGGCAGAAATGCCGGTCGGCCTGTTGCTTTCCGGTCTGCACGGCACGGACGATCATGTTCTCAGCGTGGCGATGGCGGCGGAAGAGATTGTTCGGGGTTGA
- a CDS encoding ThuA domain-containing protein, with protein MREALIVWGGWSGHEPQECATIVKDMLEEDGFKVYVEHSTEAFADPSVHDLSLVVPIVTMSKIEKEEIKNLTAAVENGVGIAGFHGGAGDSFRECVEYQFMIGGQWVAHPGNIIDYHVNITRPDDPLMEGISDFPYTSEQYYMHVDPSNEVLATTKFTGDHAWWIDGVVMPVVWKRKYGKGRVFYSALGHQAKEFSVPQMKTMFRRGANWAAR; from the coding sequence ATGCGCGAAGCACTCATCGTCTGGGGCGGCTGGAGCGGCCATGAGCCGCAGGAATGCGCCACCATCGTCAAGGACATGCTGGAGGAGGACGGTTTCAAGGTCTATGTGGAGCACTCAACCGAAGCCTTCGCAGATCCTTCGGTACATGATCTCAGCCTCGTCGTGCCCATCGTCACCATGTCGAAGATCGAGAAGGAAGAGATCAAGAACCTCACGGCCGCCGTCGAAAACGGCGTCGGCATTGCCGGCTTCCATGGCGGCGCGGGCGACAGTTTCCGCGAATGCGTCGAATACCAGTTCATGATCGGTGGCCAGTGGGTCGCCCATCCCGGCAACATCATCGACTATCACGTCAACATCACCCGCCCCGATGACCCGCTGATGGAGGGAATTTCCGATTTCCCCTACACGTCGGAGCAATATTACATGCATGTCGACCCCTCCAACGAGGTGCTGGCGACGACAAAATTCACCGGCGACCATGCCTGGTGGATCGACGGCGTAGTGATGCCGGTGGTGTGGAAACGCAAATACGGCAAGGGCCGGGTTTTCTATTCGGCGCTCGGCCATCAGGCCAAGGAGTTTTCCGTGCCGCAGATGAAAACCATGTTCCGCCGTGGCGCCAATTGGGCGGCGCGTTGA